AGCCGGGTGGGGTCGGCCATCAGCTTGAGAAAGGCGCTGGCCTGCTCGACGCACCTGGCGTCCGGCAGCGCCGCCGAGGCCCACGCCACCGCCTCCGGGTGGACACGCCGGACCTCACACTCGCCTTCTTGAGCCCCGCCCCGCCCTTGTCCGGTGGGGTGCGGGACAGCGAGCAGGGGGGCTCGAGCCTCACGTTCAGCGCTCATGACCCCTCCAGCGCAGAAGACGCAGGGCATTGGCCGTCACGAGGGCCGTCGCGCCCGTGTCGGCCAGAATCGCCATCCACAGGTTGGTGAAGCCGAGCAGGGTGGTCACGAGAAACACGGCCTTGAGGCCCAGCGCGAAGAAGACGTTTTGCTTGATGTTGCGCATCGTCGCGCGCGAGAGGCCCACGAGTTCGGCCACCCCCTGCACCCGCCCGCGCAGCAGCGCCGCGTCGGCGGTTTCGAGCGCCACGTCAGTGCCGCCTCCCATCGCGATGCCGACATCCGCGCGGGCGAGGGCGGGGGCGTCGTTGATGCCGTCCCCCACCATCGCCACGGGAGCCGGCAACTCCCCGATGATCCGCAGCTTGTCTTCGGGCAGCAGTCCGGCCCTCACCTCCAGGCCCAGGGCTCCGGCGATGGCCTGAGCGGTGCGGGCGTTGTCGCCGCTCAGCATCACGGTCTGGAGGCCGAGGCGACGCAGGGCCGCCACCGCTTCCCGGGCGTCCTCGCGCGGCTCGTCGCGCAGGGCGATCAGGCCGAGGACGTGCGCGCCTTCGTGGAGCACCACCGCCGTCTTGCCCTCCGCCTCGAAGCGCTCCACGGCCTGCTGGTACTCACCGGGCAGCTCGCCGTGCTCGGCAGCAGCGCGGGGGGAACTGAGCGCCAGCGCGCGGCCCTCCACCACCGCGCTCACCCCCCGGCCAGCGAGAGCGTGGGCCTGCGTCGCCGGGGGAACGGCGAGGTTCTGCGCTTTCGCCTCCTCGGTGATCGCCCGGGCGAGCGGGTGATGGCTGCCGGCTTCCACCGCCGCCGCGAGGCGCAGCACGTCCGGGCCACCCTCGCCCAAGAGATCGGTCACGCGCGGGCGCCCGGCGGTGAGGGTGCCGGTCTTGTCGAAGGCGACGGTCCTCACCGAACCGATGGTCTCGAGCACGGCGCCTCCCTTGATCAGCAGCCCGCGCCGCGTGCCAGCGCTGATGGCGCTCGTGATCGCGGCGGGCACGCTCAGGACCAGCGCGCAGGGGCAACCGATCAGCAGCAGCGCCAGCCCCCGGTACAGCCACTCATGCCACGCCTGCCCGAACAGCAGCGGCGGAAGGAGCGCCACCAGCGCCGAGACCAGCACCACGCCCGGTGTGTAAGCGCGCGAAAAGCGGTCAATGAAGCGGGCGGTCGGGGCCTTGCTGCCTTCGGCTTCCTCGACGAGATGGAGGATGCGCGCGATGGTGTTGTCGGACGCTTCCCGGTCCACCTCCACGCTCAGCACTCCGTCTCCGTTGATGCTGCCCGCGTAGACCCGGTCTCCCACCACCCGGCGAACCGGTACGCTCTCGCCGGTCACCGGACTGTCGTCGAGGCTGGAGGTGCCGGCCACAATGCGCCCGTCTGCCGGCACCCGCGCGCCAGGGCCAATCTGAATGGTCTGGCCGATCTTGAGGCTCCCGGCCCTCACCTCGTGCACGCCCTGTTCCCCCACCAGCAGCGCGGTCCTGGGCACCAGCGCCGCGAGTGAGCGAATACCAGCCCGCGCGCGGCCCGCCGCCACTCCTTCGAGCAGTTCGCCCACCGCGAAGAAGAACACGACCACCGCCCCCTCCGCCGCCTCACCGATCAGCAGGGCACCGAGGGCGGCGAGCGTCACGAGCATGTTGATGCTGAAAGGCTCGCCGAGGCGGGCGCTCGCCACCGCCCGCTTCGCCAGCGGCCACACCCCCATCAGGGTGGCGGCGACATACCCAAACACCGAGAATGCCGGAGCCACGAAGCCGAACAGGTACGCCGCGAGCAGCAGCGCCCCGCTGAGGACAACGAGCCGCCCCTGCCCAGTCCGGTACCAGGGCAGGTCAGGCGCGGCGCCCTCATGGAGATGGTCCGCCGCGGCGGAATGAAGCGTCTCCCCGCCCACCTGCGCCTGGGCCGCCGCCGAGGTGGGGCCAACTCGCAGGGTAGGCACGTAGCCCAGAGCCCGCAAGTGCTGCTCCAAGATCGTGCGCGGCGTCTGCGTCTCGTCGAGCTGAAGTTCGAGCGTCTGCCGGCCAAAGCTCGTCCGGACCTCGCCCGTACCCGGCAGCCGGTCCACCATCCCTTCCACCCGCTGCACACACGACGCGCAGTCCATCCCGTCCACGAAGTACGTCAAGGCCGAGGGGGCGCTGGGCGCAGGAGACAAAGCCGGCTTCGACATGCCTCCACTATATATGAGCAAGTACTCAGATGAAGCTGGTGAGTGGATTGGCAGCTCTACGGGTCTGTCAGCAACGCCTCACCGAGGCGGCGCAGCGCCTGGTCGTCGGCGGGCGGGTGCATCAGCCCGGCGCGGGCATCACGGAACCGCCGCTCCAGGTCCAGGCTTCTTCCGAGCGCCGCGCCGCCTGCCGCCCGCAGGGCGAGGTCAGTGACGTGAACGGCGGCGTTGGTGCAGGCGAGCTTGGCCCCGGCCAGAGCGGGCAGCAGTTCCGCGCGACGCTGTGGGTCGGCCCAGGCGCGCGTCACGGTATGGAGGAGGGCACGGGCCTGGAGCAGCGTGAGTGACATCTCGCCGACCGTCGCCTGAATCCTGGGCAGTGTGGAGATGGGCTGTCCCAGGGCCGTCGGCACCCGCTCGCGCGCGTAGAGCACCAGCCGGT
Above is a window of Deinococcus reticulitermitis DNA encoding:
- a CDS encoding heavy metal translocating P-type ATPase, whose protein sequence is MSKPALSPAPSAPSALTYFVDGMDCASCVQRVEGMVDRLPGTGEVRTSFGRQTLELQLDETQTPRTILEQHLRALGYVPTLRVGPTSAAAQAQVGGETLHSAAADHLHEGAAPDLPWYRTGQGRLVVLSGALLLAAYLFGFVAPAFSVFGYVAATLMGVWPLAKRAVASARLGEPFSINMLVTLAALGALLIGEAAEGAVVVFFFAVGELLEGVAAGRARAGIRSLAALVPRTALLVGEQGVHEVRAGSLKIGQTIQIGPGARVPADGRIVAGTSSLDDSPVTGESVPVRRVVGDRVYAGSINGDGVLSVEVDREASDNTIARILHLVEEAEGSKAPTARFIDRFSRAYTPGVVLVSALVALLPPLLFGQAWHEWLYRGLALLLIGCPCALVLSVPAAITSAISAGTRRGLLIKGGAVLETIGSVRTVAFDKTGTLTAGRPRVTDLLGEGGPDVLRLAAAVEAGSHHPLARAITEEAKAQNLAVPPATQAHALAGRGVSAVVEGRALALSSPRAAAEHGELPGEYQQAVERFEAEGKTAVVLHEGAHVLGLIALRDEPREDAREAVAALRRLGLQTVMLSGDNARTAQAIAGALGLEVRAGLLPEDKLRIIGELPAPVAMVGDGINDAPALARADVGIAMGGGTDVALETADAALLRGRVQGVAELVGLSRATMRNIKQNVFFALGLKAVFLVTTLLGFTNLWMAILADTGATALVTANALRLLRWRGHER